A single window of Rhodamnia argentea isolate NSW1041297 chromosome 5, ASM2092103v1, whole genome shotgun sequence DNA harbors:
- the LOC115742227 gene encoding serine carboxypeptidase-like 40 gives MERNPKAQSSLLLFSLCILSSLVHVHGKKQGEVLDSLYKAKSKKSWIDTSLSQASDHQEILNSRIYRQEGLKEKDRIQGLPGQPPVDFDHYGGYVTVDESAGRAFYYYFAEAGRNKDLMPLLLWLNGGPGCSSLAYGAMQELGPFRVNSDGKTLYRNKFAWNIAANVLFLESPAGVGFSYSNTTSDYSTNGDSKTAVDNYVFLLNWLERFPEYKNRDFYISGESYAGHYVPQLAHNILYNNRKANKTLINLKGIIIGNAVINDETDQSGMYEYFATHALISDETWHAIQKYCNFSPNVTDQVRQCFSATLDADNDVSAIDIYNIYAPLCSSSNLTAHPKPTNIMNFDPCGDSYVHAYMNREDVQEALHANVTKLDHDWEPCSDVVQSWGDSPSTIIPLLQEFMSNGLRVWVFSGDTDGRVPVTSTQRSLSKMNLPTKSPWRPWFIGGEVGGYVQVYKGDLTFATVRGAGHQVPSYQPKRALSLISHFLAGSLLPSK, from the exons ATGGAGAGAAACCCCAAAGCACagtcttcccttcttcttttctctttatgcATCTTGTCATCGCTTGTTCATGTACATGGAAAGAAGCAAGGAGAAGTTCTTGATTCTCTGTACAAAGCCAAGTCCAAGAAGTCTTGGATCGACACGAGCCTTTCTCAGGCGAGCGATCACCAGGAAATTCTCAATTCCAGGATCTATCGTCAAGAAGGACTCAAGGAGAAAGATAGGATCCAAGGGTTGCCTGGACAGCCGCCGGTCGACTTCGATCATTATGGCGGTTACGTCACCGTCGATGAATCGGCCGGTCGagcattttattattattttgccgAAGCGGGGCGAAATAAGGACTTGATGCCGCTTCTTCTATGGCTTAACGGAG GTCCTGGTTGCTCATCCCTCGCCTATGGAGCAATGCAGGAACTTGGACCGTTCCGAGTCAATAGTGATGGGAAGACTCTCTATAGAAATAAATTTGCATGGAATATTG CTGCGAATGTGTTGTTCCTAGAGTCTCCGGCTGGCGTCGGTTTTTCTTATTCTAACACAACGTCGGACTATAGCACGAATGGAGACAGCAAAACAGCTGTAGACAATTATGTATTCTTGCTAAATTGGCTGGAGAGGTTTCCCGAGTACAAGAATCGCGATTTTTACATTTCAGGCGAGAGCTACGCGGGCCATTACGTGCCTCAGCTGGCTCACAACATCCTATACAACAACAGGAAGGCAAACAAGACCCTGATCAACCTCAAAGGGATTATA ATTGGAAACGCAGTAATCAACGACGAGACGGACCAGAGTGGGATGTACGAGTACTTCGCTACGCATGCGTTGATATCCGATGAAACATGGCATGCAATTCAAAAGTATTGCAACTTCTCACCAAATGTTACTGATCAAGTACGCCAATGCTTTTCGGCTACGTTGGATGCGGATAATGACGTTTCTGCTATTGACATTTATAACATCTACGCCCCTCTGTGCTCCTCCTCCAACCTGACGGCTCATCCCAAGCCGACCAAC ATCATGAACTTCGACCCGTGTGGAGACTCCTACGTGCATGCTTACATGAACAGAGAAGATGTGCAAGAGGCGCTTCATGCCAACGTGACAAAGCTCGATCACGACTGGGAACCGTGCAGCGATGTTGTCCAGAGCTGGGGAGATAGCCCATCCACCATCATCCCTCTCCTCCAAGAATTCATGTCCAATGGACTTCGCGTTTGGGTGTTCAG CGGGGACACCGATGGAAGAGTGCCGGTGACATCGACCCAGAGGTCTCTTAGCAAGATGAACCTCCCAACTAAGAGTCCATGGCGTCCTTGGTTCATTGGGGGCGAG GTCGGAGGGTACGTGCAAGTGTACAAGGGAGACTTGACGTTTGCGACGGTTCGAGGAGCGGGGCATCAAGTTCCGAGCTATCAGCCcaagagagctctctctctcatctctcacttCCTAGCTGGCTCTCTA
- the LOC115742228 gene encoding serine carboxypeptidase-like 40: MERNPKTRSSLLLFSLCNLLSLVQIQGRKQGDALDSLYKAKSAKSGIDMSLFPASDDHEMLSSRIYHQEGLRKKDWIKMLPGQPLVKFDHYGGYVTVDESAGRAFYYYFAEAERNKDSMPLLLWLNGGPGCSSLAYGAMQELGPFRVYSDGKTLYKNKFAWNIAANVLFLESPAGVGFSYSNTTSDYQKNGDSKTAADNYVFLLNWLERFPEYKSRDFYISGESYAGHYVPQLAHTILTYNKKANMTLINLKGIIIGNAVINDETDQRGMYDYFATHALISDETGDAIQKYCDFSPNATSQVSQCNSALQDMANNVYSLDIYNIYAPLCFSSNVTSQPKKTNIMDLDPCGDNYVYAYMNREDVQEALHANVTKLDHDWSGCSSVIRTWGDSPYTVLPLLQEFMSNGLRVWVFSGDTDGRVPVTSTRRSLSKMSLPTKSPWRPWFLGGEVGGYVQVYKGDLTFATVRGAGHQVPGYQPKRALSLISHFLAGSPLPSK; this comes from the exons ATGGAGAGAAACCCGAAAACCCgctcttcccttcttcttttctctttatgtAACTTGTTGTCCCTAGTTCAAATCCAGGGAAGGAAGCAAGGAGATGCTCTTGATTCTCTATACAAAGCGAAGTCCGCGAAGTCTGGGATCGACATGAGCCTTTTTCCGGCAAGCGATGACCACGAAATGCTCAGCTCTAGAATTTATCATCAAGAAGGACTGAGGAAGAAAGATTGGATCAAAATGTTGCCTGGACAACCGCTAGTCAAATTCGATCACTATGGCGGCTATGTCACTGTGGACGAGTCAGCCGGTCGagcattttattattattttgctgaAGCGGAGAGAAATAAGGACTCGATGCCGCTTCTTCTATGGCTTAACGGAG GTCCCGGTTGCTCATCCCTCGCCTATGGAGCAATGCAAGAATTGGGACCGTTCCGGGTCTACAGCGATGGGAAAActctttacaaaaataaatttgcatGGAATATCg CTGCAAATGTGTTGTTCCTAGAGTCTCCGGCAGGCGTTGGCTTTTCCTATTCCAACACGACGTCCGATTATCAAAAGAACGGAGACAGCAAAACAGCGGCGGACAACTATGTGTTCTTGCTAAATTGGCTGGAGAGGTTTCCGGAGTATAAGAGCCGGGATTTCTACATTTCAGGCGAGAGCTACGCGGGTCATTACGTGCCTCAGCTCGCTCACACCATCCTAACCTACAACAAGAAGGCGAACATGACCCTTATCAACCTCAAAGGGATTATA ATTGGAAACGCAGTAATTAACGACGAGACAGACCAGAGAGGGATGTACGACTACTTCGCTACGCATGCATTGATATCGGATGAAACAGGGGATGCAATTCAAAAGTACTGCGACTTCTCACCAAATGCCACCAGTCAAGTAAGCCAGTGCAATTCGGCCCTGCAGGATATGGCTAACAATGTATATTCTCTTGACATTTACAACATCTACGCCCCTCTATGCTTCTCTTCCAACGTCACTTCTCAGCCCAAGAAGACCAAC ATCATGGACTTAGACCCGTGTGGCGACAACTACGTGTATGCGTACATGAATAGAGAAGATGTGCAAGAGGCACTTCATGCGAACGTGACAAAGCTCGATCACGACTGGAGTGGGTGCAGCAGTGTTATCCGTACCTGGGGAGATAGCCCTTACACCGTCCTCCCACTCCTCCAAGAATTCATGTCCAACGGACTCCGAGTTTGGGTGTTcag CGGAGATACGGACGGAAGAGTGCCGGTGACTTCGACCCGGAGATCTCTCAGCAAGATGAGTCTCCCAACGAAGAgtccatggcgaccttggttccTCGGGGGCGAG GTCGGAGGGTACGTTCAAGTGTACAAGGGAGACTTGACGTTTGCGACGGTGCGAGGAGCAGGGCATCAAGTGCCGGGCTATCAGCCcaagagagctctctctctcatctctcacttCCTTGCTGGCTCTCCACTCCCATCAAAATAG
- the LOC115742229 gene encoding agamous-like MADS-box protein AGL15 isoform X2, whose translation MGRGKIEIKRIENANSRQVTFSKRRSGLLKKAQELSILCDAEVAVIIFSNTGKLYEFSSSGMKQILSRYNRCQESPESTVVEYKPETTKEDDKVVDSLKDEIAQLQMRQLLLGKDLNGLSIKELQHLEQQLSGALSSVKERKEQWLLEQLERSRLQEQRAMLENETLRRQVDELRGFLPSTHPLEYQPDKRRKALNNSGSGSPDKACIHTAENIDSDTTLYLGLPFDVYQKRSVSDKENYNSKGSQKGLP comes from the exons atggggAGAGGGAAGATTGAGATAAAGAGGATTGAGAATGCAAATAGCAGGCAAGTTACATTCTCCAAAAGGCGTTCTGGGTTGCTCAAGAAGGCTCAGGAGCTCTCCATCCTCTGTGATGCTGAGGTTGCCGTCATAATCTTCTCCAATACTGGCAAGCTTTATGAGTTCTCCAGTTCTGG AATGAAACAGATACTATCAAGATATAACAGGTGTCAAGAATCTCCAGAGTCTACTGTTGTAGAGTACAAGCCAGAGACTACG aaagaagatgataaGGTGGTAGACAGCCTAAAAGATGAGATCGCACAGCTGCAGATGAGACAATT GCTACTAGGCAAGGACTTGAATGGCCTGAGCATAAAGGAATTGCAGCACCTGGAACAGCAATTGAGTGGGGCTTTATCATCTGTCAAGGAGAGAAAG GAGCAATGGCTTCTCGAGCAGCTGGAGCGATCAAGATTACAG GAGCAGAGGGCTATGCTGGAGAATGAAACTCTGCGCAGACAG GTTGACGAGCTTAGAGGTTTCCTTCCATCTACCCATCCTCTTGAATATCAGCCAGATAAAAGGAGGAAAGCCCTCAACAACTCTGGTTCTGGAAGTCCTGATAAGGCCTGCATTCACACAGCTGAAAACATAGATTCTGACACAACCTTATATCTTGG GCTGCCATTTGATGTCTACCAGAAAAGGAGCGTGTCCGACAAAGAGAACTACAACAGCAAAGGGAGTCAAAAGGGCCTGCCCTGA
- the LOC115742229 gene encoding agamous-like MADS-box protein AGL15 isoform X1: MGRGKIEIKRIENANSRQVTFSKRRSGLLKKAQELSILCDAEVAVIIFSNTGKLYEFSSSGMKQILSRYNRCQESPESTVVEYKPETTKEDDKVVDSLKDEIAQLQMRQLRLLGKDLNGLSIKELQHLEQQLSGALSSVKERKEQWLLEQLERSRLQEQRAMLENETLRRQVDELRGFLPSTHPLEYQPDKRRKALNNSGSGSPDKACIHTAENIDSDTTLYLGLPFDVYQKRSVSDKENYNSKGSQKGLP, from the exons atggggAGAGGGAAGATTGAGATAAAGAGGATTGAGAATGCAAATAGCAGGCAAGTTACATTCTCCAAAAGGCGTTCTGGGTTGCTCAAGAAGGCTCAGGAGCTCTCCATCCTCTGTGATGCTGAGGTTGCCGTCATAATCTTCTCCAATACTGGCAAGCTTTATGAGTTCTCCAGTTCTGG AATGAAACAGATACTATCAAGATATAACAGGTGTCAAGAATCTCCAGAGTCTACTGTTGTAGAGTACAAGCCAGAGACTACG aaagaagatgataaGGTGGTAGACAGCCTAAAAGATGAGATCGCACAGCTGCAGATGAGACAATT AAGGCTACTAGGCAAGGACTTGAATGGCCTGAGCATAAAGGAATTGCAGCACCTGGAACAGCAATTGAGTGGGGCTTTATCATCTGTCAAGGAGAGAAAG GAGCAATGGCTTCTCGAGCAGCTGGAGCGATCAAGATTACAG GAGCAGAGGGCTATGCTGGAGAATGAAACTCTGCGCAGACAG GTTGACGAGCTTAGAGGTTTCCTTCCATCTACCCATCCTCTTGAATATCAGCCAGATAAAAGGAGGAAAGCCCTCAACAACTCTGGTTCTGGAAGTCCTGATAAGGCCTGCATTCACACAGCTGAAAACATAGATTCTGACACAACCTTATATCTTGG GCTGCCATTTGATGTCTACCAGAAAAGGAGCGTGTCCGACAAAGAGAACTACAACAGCAAAGGGAGTCAAAAGGGCCTGCCCTGA